A part of Larkinella insperata genomic DNA contains:
- a CDS encoding N-acetylmuramoyl-L-alanine amidase-like domain-containing protein: MKKLFTCLVAVIPFTHTFAQRSITDFSLRQVKVAPAPTPAETAVAISKSFQGRPYAGNTLDENETEQLVVDFRAFDCTTFLETTLALALSRHQLTNEKDTAQFDRLFRENLTRIRYRNGQIDGFASRLHYFSEWLLDNEQKGIVEDVTGQIGGIRVKKPISYMTQYTYKYPQLAKPAIRKQIAQVELAISQQRYWFIPRGQIRTIENCLQEGDIVMMMAARPGLDMKHVGMVVWQTDEDGTRRAHLLHASSQYGEVAISEQPLAEYIKRNPQFSGIRVARLKETVPPTMAYSDARRIN, from the coding sequence ATGAAGAAACTGTTTACCTGTCTGGTTGCTGTCATACCATTTACCCATACATTTGCCCAGCGTTCGATTACCGATTTTTCGCTCCGTCAGGTAAAGGTAGCGCCCGCACCAACCCCGGCCGAAACCGCCGTGGCCATCAGCAAGTCATTCCAGGGTCGGCCCTATGCGGGCAACACGCTTGACGAGAACGAGACCGAACAGCTCGTAGTCGATTTTCGGGCGTTCGACTGCACCACGTTTCTGGAAACCACCCTGGCGCTGGCCCTGTCGCGGCATCAGCTAACGAATGAAAAAGATACCGCCCAGTTTGACCGGCTTTTCCGGGAGAATCTGACGCGCATCCGGTACCGCAACGGCCAGATCGATGGGTTTGCCAGCCGCCTGCATTATTTCTCGGAATGGCTGTTGGATAATGAGCAGAAAGGCATTGTTGAAGATGTAACCGGTCAGATTGGCGGAATCCGGGTGAAGAAACCGATCTCCTACATGACCCAATATACCTACAAATACCCGCAGCTTGCAAAACCGGCAATCCGGAAGCAAATCGCGCAGGTCGAACTGGCGATAAGCCAGCAGCGGTACTGGTTTATTCCCAGAGGGCAGATTCGGACCATTGAAAATTGCCTCCAAGAAGGCGATATTGTTATGATGATGGCGGCCCGGCCCGGCCTGGACATGAAACACGTCGGCATGGTGGTCTGGCAAACGGACGAGGACGGTACGCGCCGGGCGCACCTGTTGCACGCTTCGTCACAATACGGCGAAGTGGCCATTTCGGAGCAGCCGCTGGCCGAGTACATCAAAAGAAACCCGCAGTTTTCGGGCATTCGGGTGGCGCGGTTGAAAGAAACCGTACCGCCAACGATGGCTTACAGCGATGCCCGCCGGATCAACTGA
- a CDS encoding alpha-amylase family glycosyl hydrolase, with translation MDTSEPQEEKSDKLVIYQIFTRLFGNQNTTNKPWGSRDENGVGKFNDITAKALQELKKFGVSHVWYTGIVEHALMTDYSAFGIRKDHPAVVKGRAGSPYAIKDYYDVNPDLAVDVKNRMQEFEDLLKRSHANDLKVIIDFVPNHVARQYYSDAKPAGVQDLGEGDDAGKAFDPQNNFYYLPGQPFQVPAGVVTPETPDAPYGENPAKATGNDVFSAQPGINDWFETTKLNYGVDYLNNRQAHFEPVPSTWTKMRDILLFWAGKGVDGFRCDMAEMVPVEFWGWAIPQVKAARPGIIFIAEIYNPQQYRNYIFTGKFDYLYDKVGLYDAVRELMEGKGTTENITRVWQQESGDYANHMLRFLENHDEQRIASRFFAHDPWTAVPAMTLSATLHTGPMMIYFGQELGVNPTQAEGFQGEDGRTTIFDYWGIPEYQAWTNGSEGKPGLFNGGKLTDNQKELRKFYQQLNQLVNGSHAIRTGAFYDLQYVNNNGQSAGYNPQRLYSYLRHSDKQKLLIVCNFDKEKPAKTTVRIPIEAWKTMKLDGTKNYSFTDIFRTKTKLKAAANAGVPVELPPLSVLVLEIK, from the coding sequence ATGGATACCTCCGAACCGCAAGAAGAGAAATCAGACAAACTCGTTATCTACCAAATTTTCACGCGTCTTTTCGGCAACCAGAACACGACCAACAAGCCCTGGGGCAGTCGGGATGAAAACGGTGTTGGGAAGTTCAACGACATCACGGCCAAAGCCCTGCAGGAACTGAAAAAGTTTGGCGTCTCGCACGTGTGGTACACCGGCATTGTTGAACACGCGCTGATGACCGACTACTCGGCTTTCGGGATTCGGAAAGACCATCCGGCGGTGGTGAAAGGGCGGGCCGGTTCGCCGTACGCCATCAAGGATTACTACGATGTCAATCCCGATCTGGCCGTTGACGTTAAGAACCGGATGCAGGAGTTTGAAGATTTGCTGAAGCGTTCGCACGCCAACGATCTGAAGGTTATTATTGATTTCGTGCCCAACCACGTGGCCCGGCAGTACTATTCGGATGCCAAACCCGCGGGGGTTCAGGATCTGGGCGAGGGAGACGATGCGGGCAAAGCGTTCGATCCGCAGAATAATTTTTACTACCTGCCCGGTCAACCGTTTCAGGTTCCGGCGGGTGTCGTTACGCCCGAAACGCCGGATGCGCCCTACGGGGAGAACCCGGCCAAAGCGACCGGTAACGACGTATTTAGTGCCCAACCGGGCATCAACGACTGGTTTGAAACCACCAAGCTCAACTACGGCGTCGATTACCTCAACAACCGCCAGGCCCACTTCGAGCCCGTGCCGTCGACCTGGACCAAAATGCGGGACATTCTGTTGTTCTGGGCCGGAAAGGGTGTCGATGGTTTTCGGTGCGACATGGCCGAGATGGTGCCGGTCGAATTCTGGGGCTGGGCCATTCCGCAGGTAAAAGCCGCCAGGCCGGGCATCATTTTTATCGCCGAAATTTACAATCCGCAGCAATACCGCAACTATATTTTTACCGGCAAGTTCGATTACCTCTACGACAAAGTCGGGCTGTACGATGCGGTTCGGGAACTCATGGAGGGCAAGGGCACAACGGAGAACATCACCCGTGTGTGGCAGCAGGAATCGGGCGACTACGCAAACCACATGCTGCGGTTTCTGGAAAACCACGATGAACAGCGCATTGCGTCCCGCTTTTTCGCCCACGATCCGTGGACGGCGGTTCCGGCCATGACCCTGTCGGCCACGCTGCATACCGGCCCGATGATGATTTATTTCGGGCAGGAGTTGGGCGTGAACCCGACGCAGGCCGAGGGTTTTCAGGGCGAAGACGGCCGCACAACCATTTTCGATTATTGGGGCATTCCGGAATACCAGGCCTGGACCAACGGCAGCGAAGGCAAACCCGGCCTGTTCAACGGCGGCAAACTGACCGACAACCAGAAGGAGCTGCGCAAATTCTACCAGCAGCTCAACCAGTTGGTTAACGGCAGTCACGCCATCCGGACCGGGGCTTTTTACGACCTTCAATACGTTAATAACAACGGCCAGAGTGCGGGCTACAATCCGCAGCGGTTATATAGCTACCTGCGGCATTCGGACAAGCAAAAGCTCTTGATCGTCTGTAATTTTGACAAAGAGAAACCGGCAAAAACGACGGTCCGCATTCCCATCGAAGCCTGGAAAACCATGAAGTTGGACGGCACAAAAAACTATTCCTTCACGGATATTTTCCGGACCAAGACCAAGTTGAAAGCAGCTGCCAATGCCGGAGTGCCGGTGGAGTTGCCACCACTGAGCGTGCTTGTGCTGGAGATCAAATAA